The DNA segment ATGACCTTGGCCATGTCGTACGGCCGGTTGCCGTCGGCCGGGACCAGGTCGAGGAGCATGTCGCTGCGGCGGTCCGGCGCGTCCGTGGACTCCGCCCGCGGCGGGTTCTCACGGTTGTTCTGGGGCAGCAGCGAGAGCAGGTAGCGCACCTCGGCGATGCACGTCTCCTCGTCGTCGTACGCGAAGTGGCACACGCCGGAGGTCTCGGCGTGCACGTCCGCGCCGCCGAGGCCGTTCTGGGTGATCTCCTCGCCCGTCACCGCCTTGACCACGTCCGGGCCGGTGATGAACATCTGGGACGTCTCGCGGACCATGAACACGAAGTCCGTCAGGGCGGGCGAGTAGGCCGCGCCACCCGCGCACGGGCCGAGCATCACGCTGATCTGCGGGATGACGCCGGACGCCTTGGTGTTGCGCTGGAAGATGCCGCCGTAGCCGGCGAGCGCCGAGACGCCCTCCTGGATACGGGCACCCGCGCCGTCGTTCAGCGAGACCAGCGGAGCGCCCGCCGCGATGGCCATGTCCATGATCTTGTGGATCTTGGTGGCGTGGGCCTCGCCCAGCGCGCCGCCGAAGATGCGGAAGTCATGGGCGTAGACGAAGACCGTGCGGCCCTCCACCGTGCCCCAGCCGGTGATGACACCGTCGGTGTACGGCTTCTTGGACTCCAGGCCGAAGCCCTGGGCCCGGTGCCGGCGCAGTTGCTCGACCTCCCGGAAGGAATCCGGGTCCAGGAGCAGCTCGATGCGCTCCCGGGCGGTCAGCTTGCCCTTGGCGTGCTGCGCCGTGGTCGCCTTCTCGCTCGGGCCGGCCAGCGCCTGCGCACGGATCTCGTGCAGCTCGGCGGTCCGCCCGCGGGCGTCGATCGGCTCACCCGGTGCCTCATCCAAAACGGTCATGTAGCGACCTTACGAAGGACACCGAGGAAAGCGAGCCGTTGACTCCGTACAGTCTCCGGAGCCATTTCCTGGTACCACTGAACAGAACCCTCGCGGCATGCAGCCCTTCTGACTGCTCAGAGGGCGTGCGGGTTGTTGGGGTCGCACAAAGCCGTCAGGCGAGAGCCACCTCACATCGATGGGTCGCGCATACCATCCCCGGAGTGACGCGGACCCTCAGCCGGCGTCCCGTCGAGAGGATCTCGACCGAGTCGTCCGTACGCAGGACCCGGCGTACGGGGTGGTCCCAGGTGATCTCCAGCGGCTCGCCCGAGCGCGGCGGCTCACTCACGCAGAGCGTAGCGGTACGGCCCCGGCGGCGGAGCAGCACGCTCGCGCCGGCGGTGGCGGTGAGCGGGCCCACCGTACCCGGCTGCCAGAAGTTGGCGGCGGTGAGGCCCAGGGAGCGGACGTGGACGGCCTGGCACGCGCCGTCGTTGGCGAGGACCGACAGCCAGCGGGCGCCCTGGGCGGCCCGGGCCGCCACCTGGTGCCGGCCGGCACCGGGCATGAGGACGTAGACGTAGGTCGCGTCCGTCGGGTCCGTTCCGTGGTCGAGCCAGAGGGTCTGCCAGCGGCGGGTGCGGCGCTCCGCCGTGCTGGTGGTGTTGATGTCGGCCCAGGCGCCGGTGCGGTCCTCGCGCAGCGTGCGCAGTTCGCCGTACGGCACCACCCAGCCGCCGTGGCCCTCCAGATGGGCCCAGCCGGGGCCGCGTACGAAGGCCTGGGTGCCGCCCTCGCCCAGGTTGCGGTTGTCGAC comes from the Streptomyces sp. NBC_00443 genome and includes:
- a CDS encoding acyl-CoA carboxylase subunit beta, which produces MTVLDEAPGEPIDARGRTAELHEIRAQALAGPSEKATTAQHAKGKLTARERIELLLDPDSFREVEQLRRHRAQGFGLESKKPYTDGVITGWGTVEGRTVFVYAHDFRIFGGALGEAHATKIHKIMDMAIAAGAPLVSLNDGAGARIQEGVSALAGYGGIFQRNTKASGVIPQISVMLGPCAGGAAYSPALTDFVFMVRETSQMFITGPDVVKAVTGEEITQNGLGGADVHAETSGVCHFAYDDEETCIAEVRYLLSLLPQNNRENPPRAESTDAPDRRSDMLLDLVPADGNRPYDMAKVIEEIVDDGDYLEVHERWARNIICALARLDGQVVGIVANQPQSLAGVLDIEASEKAARFVQMCDAFNIPIVTFLDVPGFLPGVDQEHGGIIRHGAKLLYAYCNATVPRISLILRKAYGGAYIVMDSQSIGADLTYAWPTNEIAVMGAEGAANVIFRRQIAEAEDPEVMRARMVKEYKSELMHPYYAAERGLVDDVIDPAETREVLVKSLAMLHTKHADLPSRKHGNPPQ